The following proteins come from a genomic window of Candidatus Thiodiazotropha sp. CDECU1:
- a CDS encoding DUF3683 domain-containing protein — translation MQPTPRIREIPYNYTSFSDREIVIRFLGKPMWELIEELRGTRRTGRSARMLFEVLGDMWVISRNPYLQDDLLDNESRREALVGALKHRLDQFEQRANDNQQALTLLHAARQAVDSFERRFEELLDLRRRTKTNLIGLTRADNVDFSGFARVSHATDATDWRVEIPFVVITPDSEQEIAPIVKACIDSQLTLIPRGGGTGYTGSAVPLDPHSAVINTEKLDFIHEIEYRSLPGVEERVPTIRVGAGVITRRVSEKAEAGGLAFAVDPTSQDASTIGGNIAMNAGGKKAVLWGTTLDNLASWRMVMPNGEWLEIERLNHNLGKIHDQEQVQFRLTRYQSGTDQPTTEPQLITMPGSAFRKAGLGKDVTDKFLSGLPGVQKEGCDGLITSARFILHRMPTQVRTLCLEFFGSDIGKAVPAIVEIKSYLDQHQEVKLVGLEHLDERYLKAVKYSTKAARRERPKMVLLADIASDNEEKLEQTATEVVGMTVAREGEAFIASSPEARRNFWLDRARTAAISAHTNAFKINEDVVIPLHKLADYSRAIERINIEESIKNKILIADEVVAYLAGDHSLRKPDDDFEASDENRSILQAKLDLAREAVAQARQRWHDLLDQLDAPASAHSALIEEAAQSAIQPGDRLIDLLLRRDLVVSYRSEIATRLDEIFSGQEVRQIRRAMREIHARLRDSRLFVALHMHAGDGNVHTNIPVHSDNYAMLQQADRIVDRIMALASSLGGAISGEHGIGLTKLQYMEADKLSAFARYKQEIDPHGRFNRGKLIEGADLEMAYTPSLRLLEQEAIILEESELGTLNDEIKHCLRCGKCKPVCMTHIPRANLLYSPRNKILATGLIVEAFLYEEQTRRGISMQHFAEMNDVADHCTICHKCENPCPVNIDFGEVTTLMRKILVDRGKKRRNLGTAAAMTFLNITHPTAIRWMRKGLAEWGFKGLNLGYALAGRAGMRKPDSQPPKATTGAPKPQAMMVEMVQKPIRVEPPKLTLRDALKLDTTDSVPILRYPRKVNDESDAIFYFPGCGSERLFSEIGMATLAMLCELGAETVLPPGYLCCGYPQTAAGLHQRGHRITTENRVLFHRIANTLNYMDIKTVLVSCGTCMDQLLQYQFEKIFPGCRLLDIHEYMLERGVALPGTQQTEYLYHDPCHSPIKHYNPEQLASNLTGKPVLLSDRCCGEAGTLGTSRPDIANQLRFRKAEELHKNIGTLVKQDQQATTPIKLLTSCPACVQGLSRYTDETGLKPEYLVLETIRHLQGEDWQQRFIDQVLQDGIELVLV, via the coding sequence ATGCAGCCTACGCCACGAATACGTGAGATCCCTTACAACTACACGTCCTTCTCTGACCGGGAAATCGTAATCCGGTTCCTTGGAAAACCCATGTGGGAGCTCATCGAGGAGTTACGCGGTACGCGCCGGACCGGGCGTTCCGCAAGGATGCTGTTCGAAGTATTGGGGGACATGTGGGTAATCAGCCGCAATCCCTATCTCCAGGATGACCTGCTCGACAATGAATCGCGCAGAGAGGCGCTGGTGGGGGCACTCAAACATCGCCTGGATCAATTTGAACAGCGCGCCAATGACAATCAGCAGGCCCTGACCCTGTTGCATGCGGCGCGGCAAGCCGTGGACAGCTTCGAACGGCGCTTCGAGGAATTGCTTGACCTGCGCCGCCGCACCAAGACCAACCTTATCGGTTTGACCCGGGCGGACAATGTGGATTTCAGTGGCTTTGCCCGTGTCTCCCATGCCACCGATGCCACCGACTGGCGGGTGGAGATACCCTTTGTTGTCATCACCCCCGACTCGGAGCAGGAGATCGCACCGATCGTCAAGGCCTGCATCGACTCTCAATTGACCCTGATTCCCCGTGGCGGGGGCACAGGATATACCGGCAGCGCGGTGCCCCTCGATCCCCATAGTGCGGTCATCAACACCGAAAAGCTCGATTTCATCCATGAGATCGAATATCGCTCCCTGCCGGGTGTTGAGGAGCGGGTGCCCACCATCCGCGTCGGTGCGGGCGTTATCACCCGGCGCGTGTCGGAGAAGGCCGAAGCCGGCGGTCTTGCATTCGCCGTCGATCCCACCTCCCAGGATGCCTCCACCATCGGCGGTAATATCGCCATGAATGCGGGGGGTAAAAAGGCGGTCCTATGGGGCACCACCCTGGACAATCTCGCCAGCTGGCGCATGGTGATGCCGAATGGGGAGTGGCTGGAGATCGAACGCCTCAACCACAACCTGGGCAAGATCCATGATCAGGAGCAGGTGCAGTTCCGACTCACCCGCTACCAGAGCGGGACGGATCAGCCGACAACCGAACCACAACTCATCACGATGCCGGGCAGTGCCTTTCGCAAGGCCGGGCTGGGTAAGGATGTCACCGATAAATTCCTCTCCGGGCTCCCCGGTGTACAGAAGGAGGGGTGCGACGGACTGATCACCTCGGCACGCTTTATCCTGCACCGGATGCCGACCCAGGTACGTACCCTCTGCCTGGAGTTTTTCGGCAGTGACATCGGCAAGGCGGTACCCGCGATTGTCGAGATCAAGAGCTATCTCGACCAGCATCAGGAGGTCAAACTGGTCGGCCTGGAACACCTGGATGAGCGCTACTTGAAAGCGGTCAAATACTCCACCAAGGCAGCCCGCCGCGAACGTCCGAAAATGGTACTGCTGGCCGACATTGCCAGTGACAATGAAGAGAAGCTGGAACAGACGGCCACAGAGGTTGTAGGCATGACAGTGGCCAGGGAAGGGGAGGCCTTTATCGCCAGCAGCCCGGAAGCACGGCGTAATTTCTGGCTCGACCGCGCCCGTACCGCGGCAATTTCAGCCCACACCAACGCCTTCAAGATCAACGAGGATGTGGTCATTCCGTTGCACAAGCTGGCCGATTACAGCCGAGCCATCGAACGCATCAATATCGAGGAATCGATCAAAAACAAGATTCTTATCGCCGATGAGGTTGTTGCCTATCTCGCCGGTGACCACTCTCTGCGTAAACCGGATGACGATTTTGAGGCGAGTGATGAAAACCGCTCCATCCTTCAGGCCAAACTCGACCTGGCACGGGAGGCAGTGGCGCAAGCCCGTCAACGCTGGCACGATCTGCTGGACCAGCTCGATGCACCCGCCTCTGCCCATAGCGCACTCATCGAAGAGGCCGCACAAAGTGCCATCCAGCCCGGAGATAGATTGATCGACCTGCTCCTGAGACGTGATCTGGTGGTCTCTTATCGCAGCGAAATCGCCACTCGACTGGACGAAATATTCTCCGGGCAGGAGGTACGCCAAATCCGTCGCGCGATGCGCGAGATCCACGCCCGCCTGCGGGATTCACGCCTCTTCGTCGCCCTGCACATGCATGCCGGTGACGGTAATGTACACACCAATATACCCGTCCACTCAGACAACTATGCCATGCTGCAACAGGCGGACCGGATCGTTGACCGGATCATGGCCCTGGCCAGTTCCCTGGGTGGCGCCATCTCCGGTGAGCACGGTATCGGACTTACCAAGTTGCAATATATGGAGGCAGACAAACTCAGCGCATTCGCCCGATACAAACAGGAGATTGACCCTCATGGACGCTTCAATCGCGGTAAGTTGATCGAGGGGGCCGATCTGGAGATGGCCTATACGCCATCCCTGCGGTTGTTGGAACAGGAGGCCATCATCCTCGAAGAGAGTGAACTGGGCACCCTCAATGACGAGATCAAACACTGCTTGAGGTGCGGTAAATGCAAGCCGGTCTGCATGACCCATATACCCCGCGCCAACCTGCTCTACTCACCTCGCAACAAGATCCTGGCCACCGGCCTTATCGTCGAGGCCTTCCTCTACGAAGAGCAGACCCGGCGCGGCATCTCCATGCAACACTTCGCTGAGATGAATGACGTGGCGGACCACTGCACTATCTGTCACAAGTGCGAAAACCCCTGCCCGGTGAATATCGATTTTGGCGAAGTGACGACCTTGATGCGTAAAATCCTCGTGGACCGGGGTAAAAAACGCCGCAATCTTGGCACCGCTGCCGCCATGACTTTTCTAAATATCACCCACCCCACCGCAATCCGCTGGATGCGCAAGGGATTGGCTGAGTGGGGCTTCAAAGGGCTCAATCTCGGCTATGCCCTGGCCGGCAGGGCCGGTATGCGCAAGCCCGACAGCCAACCACCCAAAGCCACCACAGGGGCGCCCAAGCCCCAGGCAATGATGGTGGAGATGGTACAAAAACCGATCCGGGTCGAGCCGCCCAAACTTACCCTGCGGGATGCACTGAAGCTTGATACCACGGACTCTGTACCTATCCTGCGTTACCCACGCAAGGTAAACGATGAGAGCGATGCGATTTTCTACTTTCCCGGTTGCGGCTCTGAACGACTCTTCAGCGAAATCGGTATGGCTACCCTGGCGATGCTTTGTGAGCTAGGGGCGGAGACGGTCCTGCCGCCCGGTTATCTCTGCTGCGGTTATCCGCAAACCGCGGCCGGCCTGCATCAACGTGGACACCGGATCACCACCGAAAACCGGGTCCTGTTCCACCGTATTGCCAACACCCTGAACTACATGGATATCAAGACCGTCCTGGTCTCATGCGGCACCTGCATGGATCAACTGCTGCAATATCAGTTCGAGAAGATATTTCCCGGCTGTCGCCTGCTCGATATTCACGAATATATGCTGGAACGGGGAGTCGCATTACCGGGTACGCAGCAGACTGAGTACCTCTACCACGACCCCTGTCATAGCCCGATCAAACACTACAACCCAGAACAGCTTGCCAGCAACCTGACTGGTAAGCCTGTGTTACTGAGTGACCGCTGTTGCGGCGAGGCTGGCACGCTGGGAACCAGCCGGCCCGATATCGCCAATCAGTTACGCTTTCGCAAAGCGGAAGAACTGCACAAGAATATCGGTACGCTGGTCAAACAAGACCAACAGGCAACAACACCAATAAAACTGTTAACCAGCTGCCCTGCCTGCGTGCAGGGTCTTAGTCGCTATACAGACGAGACCGGATTGAAGCCGGAATATCTCGTGCTTGAAACCATCCGTCATCTGCAAGGCGAGGATTGGCAGCAACGCTTTATCGATCAGGTATTGCAGGACGGCATCGAGCTGGTGCTGGTATAG
- a CDS encoding c-type cytochrome, with the protein MKHNKRTFKNMLSLTLMSGLILTAPMAWAGEIEKAVDYRQGVMNVFSWNMKAMSDMMKGKTPFDQKVFAGHARDLANASGLNLMPGFPEDSESEESDALVEIWMEFDDFEAKYKKLGEAARGLSEVAASGDKASLGEALQVTGKACKACHKKYKN; encoded by the coding sequence ATGAAGCACAACAAAAGAACTTTCAAGAATATGCTCTCCTTGACTCTGATGTCAGGGTTGATCCTTACCGCGCCGATGGCGTGGGCCGGTGAGATAGAAAAAGCTGTCGATTACCGCCAGGGTGTTATGAATGTCTTCAGTTGGAATATGAAGGCGATGTCCGACATGATGAAAGGTAAGACGCCTTTCGACCAAAAGGTGTTCGCCGGTCATGCAAGAGATCTGGCCAATGCTTCCGGGCTGAACCTAATGCCTGGCTTTCCAGAAGACTCGGAATCCGAGGAGAGCGATGCATTAGTGGAAATCTGGATGGAGTTCGATGACTTCGAAGCCAAGTACAAGAAGCTGGGTGAGGCGGCTAGAGGCTTAAGCGAAGTTGCCGCCAGTGGCGACAAGGCTTCACTTGGCGAAGCCCTGCAGGTGACGGGCAAGGCCTGTAAGGCCTGTCATAAGAAGTATAAGAACTGA
- a CDS encoding PilZ domain-containing protein, producing MNDFIEKRDFYRMAVDGEVRYRIDGESQLSAATIKNLSNSGLLMAADREIAPGAKITIAIIPGHTITPPLLAEASVIRSDAADDGHYHVACTIDRILAESDTGPGFP from the coding sequence ATGAATGATTTTATCGAGAAACGCGATTTTTATCGGATGGCGGTGGACGGGGAGGTCCGATACCGTATCGATGGCGAGAGTCAGCTCTCCGCCGCGACGATAAAGAACCTCAGTAATTCAGGCCTGCTGATGGCCGCCGACAGGGAGATTGCACCCGGCGCCAAAATAACCATCGCCATCATACCGGGGCATACCATCACCCCCCCCTTACTGGCCGAGGCCAGCGTTATTCGCAGTGATGCCGCCGATGATGGTCATTACCATGTCGCCTGCACCATCGACCGCATCCTGGCTGAGAGTGACACCGGACCCGGCTTTCCCTGA
- a CDS encoding DUF4124 domain-containing protein has product MDIRKSVLASFLVILPALLQAADVYRTVDDEGNVTYTDAPVKTDGKIEKIEIQPGPSEASRLDTEQRNAAIRKAMEEARDKRLEKEAGRDAQLSKARKELDEAEENLKRTKELGEDDRQYLTGGRSRIRPEYHERVKEAEKKVEDARKNLKEARGY; this is encoded by the coding sequence ATGGATATTCGTAAATCAGTCCTAGCATCTTTCCTGGTGATTCTACCGGCCTTGCTTCAGGCGGCAGATGTCTACCGGACTGTGGACGATGAGGGAAATGTGACCTATACCGATGCCCCGGTCAAGACGGACGGCAAGATCGAAAAAATCGAAATCCAGCCTGGTCCCTCTGAGGCATCGAGGCTTGATACAGAGCAACGCAATGCAGCCATCCGTAAGGCTATGGAAGAGGCCAGGGACAAGCGCCTGGAAAAAGAGGCCGGCCGCGATGCGCAGTTATCCAAGGCCCGCAAGGAGCTGGATGAGGCGGAAGAGAATTTGAAGCGAACCAAAGAGCTAGGTGAGGACGATCGCCAATACTTAACCGGTGGAAGAAGCCGCATCAGGCCGGAATATCATGAGCGTGTCAAAGAGGCGGAGAAAAAAGTCGAGGACGCACGCAAGAATCTCAAGGAAGCACGCGGTTACTGA
- a CDS encoding multifunctional CCA addition/repair protein, whose product MQVYLVGGAVRDRLLGRPIKERDYVVVGANPEMMLAKGFQQVGSTFPIFLHPQTREEYALARNRRSGGQGEGRPTDAGPVTLEQDLARRDLTINAIAEDEHGELIDPFGGREDLQKRQLRHVSDAFGEDPIRILRVARFMARYADLGFRVAPETRSLMKELIADGCLEGLVPERVWQELTGALGEAQPRSFFETLRAVGALQQVFPEIDALWGVPQPVQWHPEVDCGEHTMLALQAVVELSDDKAIRFATLTHDLGKATTPQRILPSHYGHEERGVKLIQRMCGRLKAPARFRELACRCATYHGYLHRLYELRPKTVLKLLTGLDAFRQPERLQQFILVCQADYLGRKGLQHRPYLQADDLKRIYRAAAEVTSATQDATLMGRLLGEAIDKERIQRIKEVMNSLQVGVD is encoded by the coding sequence ATGCAGGTCTATCTGGTAGGAGGGGCTGTCAGAGACAGGTTGTTGGGCAGACCGATCAAGGAGCGAGATTATGTGGTTGTCGGCGCCAATCCGGAAATGATGTTGGCCAAGGGCTTTCAGCAGGTCGGCAGCACTTTTCCCATTTTTCTCCATCCCCAAACCCGTGAGGAGTATGCCTTAGCCAGGAATCGTCGATCAGGAGGTCAGGGTGAAGGCAGACCAACCGATGCCGGCCCGGTTACCCTTGAGCAGGACCTGGCAAGGCGTGACCTGACTATCAATGCCATTGCCGAGGATGAGCATGGTGAGTTGATCGATCCTTTCGGCGGTAGGGAGGATCTGCAAAAACGTCAGTTGCGTCATGTCTCCGATGCCTTTGGCGAGGACCCAATCCGTATTCTGCGTGTCGCCCGATTCATGGCCCGCTATGCGGATCTCGGCTTTAGGGTTGCGCCGGAGACACGCTCATTGATGAAAGAGCTGATTGCTGACGGGTGCCTGGAAGGATTGGTCCCGGAAAGGGTTTGGCAAGAGCTGACAGGGGCCCTTGGCGAGGCGCAACCGAGATCTTTCTTCGAGACCTTGCGCGCTGTGGGTGCCTTGCAGCAGGTTTTTCCCGAAATCGATGCCCTTTGGGGTGTACCTCAACCGGTGCAGTGGCATCCTGAGGTGGATTGTGGCGAACATACCATGCTGGCCCTCCAGGCGGTTGTTGAATTGAGTGATGATAAGGCAATCAGGTTCGCCACCCTCACCCACGACTTGGGCAAGGCGACCACCCCACAGCGAATATTGCCAAGCCACTATGGTCATGAGGAGCGAGGCGTTAAGTTGATACAACGTATGTGCGGCCGCCTCAAGGCCCCGGCACGTTTTCGAGAACTGGCCTGTCGCTGTGCCACATACCATGGCTATCTGCATCGACTCTACGAACTGCGTCCAAAGACGGTGTTGAAACTGTTGACAGGATTGGATGCCTTTCGTCAACCTGAGCGCCTGCAACAGTTCATTCTGGTATGTCAGGCTGATTACCTGGGACGCAAGGGTTTGCAACACCGCCCCTATCTCCAGGCGGATGACTTGAAGCGGATCTACCGGGCTGCTGCAGAAGTGACCTCTGCAACCCAGGACGCGACGCTTATGGGCAGGCTGTTGGGTGAAGCGATTGATAAAGAAAGGATTCAGCGGATAAAAGAGGTGATGAACTCACTTCAAGTTGGAGTTGATTGA
- a CDS encoding TraB/GumN family protein — translation MAQRDREPQREVILGDSKVTLLGTAHVSRSSAEKVQQLLQGGDYDAVAVELCPSRYNALINPDDLAKMDLLKVVKEKRVLMVMTNLALGAYQQRLADQFGISPGEEQREAIRIAQESHRTLLLIDREISTTLKRVAGNLTWWKRLTLFAGILGSILSKEEVSEEEIEHLKEGDILETTFAEFAEDRQDLYIPLIDERDQYMAARILQELASKGHEDLLVVVGAGHMNGIANYLQSPMASPDERISQLEVEPKPSRWPKLIPWMIVALVLSGFVIGFQRSPSLGWQLVMDWVVINGGLSALGALLAAAHPLTVVTAFVAAPLTSLNPAIGAGMVTAAAELFLRKPTVADFARLRNDTTSFRGWWKNRVSRTLVIFFFSTLGSAIGTYVAGFRIFERLVD, via the coding sequence ATGGCCCAGAGAGATCGGGAACCACAACGGGAAGTGATTCTTGGCGATAGCAAAGTAACCCTTTTGGGTACAGCCCATGTCTCCCGCTCGAGCGCGGAAAAGGTCCAGCAGCTCCTGCAGGGCGGCGACTACGATGCAGTGGCGGTAGAGTTATGCCCTAGCCGCTACAATGCACTGATCAATCCTGACGATTTGGCAAAAATGGATCTGCTGAAGGTGGTCAAGGAGAAGCGGGTGTTGATGGTGATGACAAATCTCGCCCTAGGCGCCTATCAGCAACGCCTTGCTGACCAGTTCGGCATCTCACCCGGAGAGGAGCAGCGGGAGGCAATCCGCATTGCCCAGGAGTCCCATCGTACCCTGTTGCTGATTGATAGAGAGATCAGCACCACCCTCAAGCGGGTTGCAGGCAACCTCACATGGTGGAAACGGCTCACTCTGTTCGCCGGTATCCTCGGCAGCATACTTTCCAAAGAGGAGGTCTCTGAAGAGGAGATCGAACACCTGAAAGAGGGTGATATCCTGGAGACCACCTTTGCCGAATTTGCTGAAGACCGCCAGGATCTCTACATTCCGCTGATCGATGAGCGCGACCAATATATGGCTGCAAGAATATTGCAGGAGCTAGCCAGCAAGGGACACGAAGATCTGTTGGTAGTGGTGGGCGCCGGTCATATGAACGGCATCGCCAACTACCTGCAAAGCCCCATGGCCTCGCCAGATGAGCGGATCAGTCAACTGGAAGTGGAACCGAAGCCCAGCCGTTGGCCAAAACTGATTCCCTGGATGATCGTGGCACTGGTGTTGAGCGGTTTCGTTATCGGCTTTCAACGCAGCCCGTCTCTAGGCTGGCAGCTGGTGATGGATTGGGTCGTGATAAATGGAGGCCTGTCTGCCCTGGGCGCCTTACTTGCCGCGGCGCATCCATTGACCGTTGTCACCGCCTTCGTCGCGGCTCCCCTGACATCGCTGAATCCGGCGATTGGGGCAGGTATGGTAACCGCAGCAGCTGAGCTTTTTCTGCGTAAACCAACCGTCGCGGACTTTGCTCGTCTGCGCAACGACACCACTTCATTTCGTGGTTGGTGGAAAAACCGGGTCTCCAGAACCCTGGTGATTTTCTTCTTCAGTACCCTGGGATCCGCCATAGGTACTTATGTCGCCGGGTTCAGGATTTTCGAACGCCTGGTCGATTGA
- the cysC gene encoding adenylyl-sulfate kinase: protein MSKNIVWHEATVTRERREKMNRHRAKLLWFTGLSGSGKSTLAHALEEELHQRGCRTYVFDGDNVRHGLCRDLGFSTEDRTENIRRIGEMAKLFVDAGVIALTAFISPIREDRERARGLFPHGDFIEVYVSCPLDVCESRDVKGLYKKARDGEIPNFTGISAPYDIPDKPEITIETQERTIEACIDELIETLQQRGVIPTKVV, encoded by the coding sequence ATGAGTAAAAACATTGTCTGGCATGAAGCGACGGTTACCCGTGAGCGTCGTGAAAAGATGAACAGACATCGGGCCAAGTTGCTTTGGTTTACAGGCCTGTCCGGGTCCGGCAAGTCCACCCTGGCCCATGCCCTGGAGGAGGAATTGCATCAGCGTGGGTGTCGTACCTATGTTTTTGATGGTGACAATGTTCGGCATGGATTATGCCGCGATCTCGGCTTCAGCACCGAGGACAGGACGGAAAATATTCGTCGCATCGGCGAAATGGCAAAACTTTTTGTGGACGCGGGGGTAATTGCCCTTACCGCCTTTATCTCGCCCATTCGTGAAGATAGAGAAAGGGCCAGGGGACTGTTTCCTCACGGTGACTTCATAGAGGTGTATGTCAGTTGTCCGCTGGATGTGTGTGAGTCTCGGGATGTAAAGGGGCTGTATAAAAAAGCGCGAGATGGAGAGATTCCGAACTTTACGGGTATATCAGCACCCTATGACATACCGGACAAGCCTGAGATAACGATAGAGACTCAGGAGAGGACCATCGAGGCGTGCATAGATGAGCTGATCGAGACGCTGCAACAGCGCGGCGTGATTCCCACCAAGGTTGTATAA
- a CDS encoding asparagine synthetase — translation MSYKFLVMLSLISLLTACQTLGERKRAQSLQDTLRSYEATVRWSSGQHTVKFQDPELATADVRPQRKDIRVTGYEVVQGPTMLGEMRAVQTAVIQYVLQESQVVKEIADQQVWLFDEAEEKWFLNSQPPEFK, via the coding sequence TTGTCATACAAATTTCTGGTCATGCTGTCATTGATAAGCCTGCTCACGGCTTGTCAGACCTTGGGCGAGCGTAAACGGGCCCAGTCGCTGCAGGATACCCTACGCAGTTATGAGGCAACCGTGCGCTGGAGTTCAGGGCAACATACGGTGAAGTTCCAAGATCCGGAACTCGCTACGGCGGATGTCCGTCCGCAGCGCAAGGATATCAGGGTAACCGGGTATGAGGTGGTGCAGGGACCTACCATGCTGGGTGAGATGCGAGCGGTTCAGACTGCTGTGATTCAGTATGTGTTACAGGAGAGTCAGGTTGTAAAGGAGATCGCCGATCAGCAGGTCTGGCTCTTCGATGAAGCCGAGGAAAAGTGGTTTTTAAACAGCCAGCCCCCTGAATTCAAATAA
- a CDS encoding HDOD domain-containing protein — protein sequence MSEIVVHPTPEILKRFHPLDQLNDIQLEMLGRSIQIHSAGRGLKILEQGDTTPFSLYLIKGKLRLLSTDGRVTEILDDSPQAQNPIANLIPRRYTVEAVSPTDYLVVENNLLEGLLNIDEGFTATEMDNDSQIVDPILAESRMTEALLDDLKNNCLVLPSLPDVAVRVGRAMRDENTNARKLANIVQTDPAITTKLVRAANSPLYAGVTPVDSCAAAIVRLGADTTHKLVLTFALRELFNTHSKVLKEHMHQLWEHSVKVSAICYVLAKISGQFNPEHALLAGLLHDIGNVAILSYAENFTEVAKDNEKLEQVMHDMRGSIGSAILQNWGFIDDLILVTKEAENWFREHDGEADYTDLVIVSQLHTFIGSDAMKQLPTLDQVPALKRLNLGELTPKLSLKILDKAEEKIERAQKMLTA from the coding sequence ATGAGTGAGATTGTTGTACACCCAACACCTGAAATCCTGAAGCGGTTTCATCCCCTGGATCAACTCAACGACATTCAACTCGAGATGCTTGGCCGTTCCATCCAGATTCACTCTGCCGGACGCGGCCTGAAGATCCTGGAGCAGGGGGACACCACGCCTTTCAGTCTCTATCTCATAAAAGGCAAGCTGCGATTGCTCTCAACTGATGGCCGGGTCACGGAGATCCTCGATGATTCGCCACAGGCACAAAATCCCATTGCCAATCTGATTCCGCGACGCTACACCGTGGAAGCCGTGTCGCCGACGGACTACCTGGTGGTCGAGAACAATCTACTCGAGGGCCTGCTGAATATTGATGAAGGCTTTACGGCAACCGAAATGGACAATGATAGCCAAATCGTCGATCCGATACTTGCTGAAAGCCGCATGACAGAGGCCTTATTGGATGACCTCAAGAACAACTGCCTGGTGCTGCCGAGTCTGCCCGATGTTGCGGTACGAGTAGGCCGGGCCATGCGCGATGAAAACACCAATGCGAGAAAACTGGCCAACATCGTACAGACCGATCCGGCAATAACAACCAAACTCGTGCGCGCCGCAAACAGTCCACTCTATGCCGGCGTGACACCGGTCGACTCCTGTGCCGCGGCCATTGTCCGCCTGGGGGCTGATACCACCCATAAACTGGTGCTGACATTCGCACTGAGAGAGCTGTTCAATACCCATTCCAAGGTTTTAAAAGAACATATGCACCAATTATGGGAGCATAGCGTCAAGGTAAGTGCTATCTGCTATGTCCTCGCCAAAATCTCCGGACAGTTCAATCCAGAGCATGCCCTGCTCGCAGGTCTACTGCATGATATCGGCAACGTTGCCATACTCAGCTATGCGGAAAATTTTACTGAGGTCGCCAAAGACAACGAGAAACTCGAACAGGTGATGCACGACATGCGAGGCAGCATTGGTAGCGCAATACTGCAAAACTGGGGATTTATCGACGACCTGATACTGGTAACGAAAGAAGCGGAAAACTGGTTTCGGGAACACGACGGAGAAGCTGACTACACCGACCTGGTGATCGTATCTCAACTGCATACCTTTATCGGTAGTGATGCGATGAAACAGCTACCAACACTTGACCAGGTCCCTGCCTTGAAACGTCTCAACCTGGGTGAGTTGACCCCAAAGCTCAGCCTGAAGATTCTGGATAAGGCGGAAGAGAAGATTGAGCGCGCCCAGAAGATGCTGACGGCTTGA